CTAGATGCAGGCCGCGTGGCCCCACCTCGGAACTGTCGAGCTGAATTCCGCCCGCCGATTTGATCGGATAGATGTACAGAGCGCTGAGGGTGAGCGGGGCAGGCGGTGTCGGCATAGATGTCCTCTGGAAGTGAACTCGGGTGGGTGGTGGGAGCGGCTGGCTGGTCTTCAGGTCACGAACAGCGATTCTTCCGGGCAGGTTTCTTCCAGCCGCCGGAACAGGGTTTCTGTCACAGTCTGCCCGGCCAGTTCCAACGCCAGCAGCAGCGCTCCGAAAACGGGTTCGTGGTGGCTGGCCTGCCACGTCACATCAGGACTCACTTCGTGAACGCGGGTCATCAGGGCCTCGCGCAGCAGCGGCGACGGATGGCGCATGACGCCGCCAGAGGTGACGAGCCGGTACGCGCCGCTCAGACCCACCTTGCGGGCGGCGGCCAGTGCGTACTCGCCCAGCGCCGCGCCGTGCTGCTGCACGATTCTGCGGCTGGTAGCGTCGCCCGCCTGCGCCTCATCGAGCAGGACGCGGGCCAGGCGGCCCAGGTGGGCATGTGGCGGCTGCTCGCGTGCCGTAAACGAGTGCAGCAGCGCGTCCACCGTCTCGCAGCCGAAGTGCGCCAGCGTTCTGGCGGTCAGGGTGGTGGGAGGGTCGATGCCCAGGTCGGCGCGGTACACGGCCCGCAGAGTGCGCTGCGCCAGTTCTTCCGCGCCTTCGGGTTCCTGCCAGTAGCTGCTGTGCCAGGCGGTGCCGCCCGCCGCCCGCGCCGCCGTGCCTGCGCTGGTGCCGCACACCACCGCCACGCCCAGGCCATCCAGCGACCCGGCCCGGAGTGCGCCCACCGCGTCATTGACCACGTGCTGAGCCTCGGCCCAGTTCCAGCGGTTCAGTTCGCGGCGCAGCAGGGCGAAGTCTTCGGGCCAGTCGGCTCCACTGGCACTGAGCGTCACGGCCTGCATCCCGACGCTCTCAGGAAGCCCCGCGCTGGCACGGGCCGCACTCACCGCCTGTTCCAGTGCCGACAGTGCCCGGTGCTGCTGCACATAGATATTGCTGCTTCCGGCGCGGCCCCAGCCCAGCACCGTGCCGTTGGTGTCGGCAATCAGGGCGATGGTTTTGGTGTTGCCCGCGTCGATTCCCAGCACATGGGTGCTGCTCATGTCCAGGC
The nucleotide sequence above comes from Deinococcus ruber. Encoded proteins:
- a CDS encoding N-acetylglucosamine kinase, producing the protein MSSTHVLGIDAGNTKTIALIADTNGTVLGWGRAGSSNIYVQQHRALSALEQAVSAARASAGLPESVGMQAVTLSASGADWPEDFALLRRELNRWNWAEAQHVVNDAVGALRAGSLDGLGVAVVCGTSAGTAARAAGGTAWHSSYWQEPEGAEELAQRTLRAVYRADLGIDPPTTLTARTLAHFGCETVDALLHSFTAREQPPHAHLGRLARVLLDEAQAGDATSRRIVQQHGAALGEYALAAARKVGLSGAYRLVTSGGVMRHPSPLLREALMTRVHEVSPDVTWQASHHEPVFGALLLALELAGQTVTETLFRRLEETCPEESLFVT